From the bacterium genome, one window contains:
- a CDS encoding site-specific DNA-methyltransferase yields MSRVEVIGNATLHLGDCRDILPTLPKVDAVITDPPYFKVLNEYWDNEWDTPEAFLSWMGEVVGMLADRMAQNGSLYLFASPQMAARVEVVVRQRLNVLAMLTWNKGASRKGAAGSGVDVTSLRTFWQSSSERIIFAERHGSDEMADGNAGYTSACEATKRRIFGEYLAAEIERSGVTRKQVAALFPSASGGLTGCVSNWLIGHNVRPPSSTQRCAPC; encoded by the coding sequence GTGAGCAGGGTCGAGGTGATTGGCAACGCAACGCTTCATCTTGGCGACTGCCGCGACATCCTGCCGACGCTGCCGAAGGTCGATGCGGTCATCACCGATCCGCCGTACTTCAAGGTGCTAAACGAATACTGGGACAACGAGTGGGATACGCCGGAAGCGTTCCTGTCCTGGATGGGCGAAGTAGTCGGCATGCTTGCCGACCGCATGGCACAAAACGGCAGCTTGTACCTGTTCGCCAGTCCGCAGATGGCGGCGCGGGTTGAGGTGGTTGTTCGCCAGCGCCTGAACGTTCTGGCAATGCTTACTTGGAACAAGGGCGCATCTCGAAAGGGCGCGGCCGGAAGTGGTGTTGACGTCACGTCTTTGCGCACGTTCTGGCAATCATCAAGCGAGCGGATAATTTTCGCGGAGCGTCATGGTAGCGACGAAATGGCAGACGGCAATGCGGGCTACACGTCAGCCTGCGAAGCCACGAAGCGCAGAATTTTTGGCGAGTACTTAGCCGCCGAGATTGAGCGGTCCGGGGTTACTCGAAAGCAAGTTGCTGCACTGTTCCCGTCGGCATCAGGTGGCCTTACGGGCTGCGTGTCGAATTGGCTGATCGGCCACAACGTCCGACCGCCGAGCAGTACGCAAAGATGCGCGCCATGCTGA